Proteins encoded within one genomic window of Diorhabda sublineata isolate icDioSubl1.1 chromosome 1, icDioSubl1.1, whole genome shotgun sequence:
- the LOC130442012 gene encoding N-lysine methyltransferase KMT5A-like isoform X2, protein MVRAIIKPKHIKKKQLVSEQNHKLTEYFNIRKSDRRTKREVLEEKRRLIEFALRKGVEDGLEVKYSENKGRGVFATREFVKGEFVVEYSGELIDIHEAYIREQRYEKDENMGCYMYYFKFKEQHYCIDATEETGRLGRLVNHSRNGNLQTKTILVDSIPRLILTAKTYIRPGEELLYDYGDRSKESLEHHPWLAL, encoded by the exons ATGGTTAGAG CAATTATCAAaccaaaacatataaaaaagaaacaactaGTTTCCGAGCAAAATCACAAATTaactgaatattttaatataagaaaatCAGATAGGAGGACTAAACGAGAGgttttggaagaaaaaagaCGACTTATAGAATTTGCTTTACGTAAAGGTGTTGAGGATGGACTAGAG GTCAAATATAGCGAAAATAAAGGTAGGGGTGTATTTGCGACTAGAGAGTTTGTTAAGGGAGAGTTTGTAGTAGAATATAGTGGAGAATTGATTGATATACACGAAGCCTACATACGTGAACAAAGATATGAAAAAGATGAAAACATGGGATGTTAtatgtattatttcaaatttaaagaaCAGCATTATtg taTTGATGCAACAGAAGAAACCGGTAGATTAGGTAGGTTAGTGAATCATTCTAGAAACGGTAACTTACAAACTAAAACAATTTTGGTCGACAGTATACCGAGGTTAATACTAACAGCTAAGACTTATATAAGACCTGGTGAGGAACTTTTATATGATTATGGTGATAGATCAAAGGAATCATTGGAACATCATCCTTGGTTAGCACTTTGA
- the LOC130442012 gene encoding N-lysine methyltransferase KMT5A-like isoform X3: protein MVRAIIKPKHIKKKQLVSEQNHKLTEYFNIRKSDRRTKREVLEEKRRLIEFALRKGVEDGLEVKYSENKGRGVFATREFVKGEFVVEYSGELIDIHEAYIREQRYEKDENMGCYMYYFKFKEQHYCLFNFSIDATEETGRLVYRG from the exons ATGGTTAGAG CAATTATCAAaccaaaacatataaaaaagaaacaactaGTTTCCGAGCAAAATCACAAATTaactgaatattttaatataagaaaatCAGATAGGAGGACTAAACGAGAGgttttggaagaaaaaagaCGACTTATAGAATTTGCTTTACGTAAAGGTGTTGAGGATGGACTAGAG GTCAAATATAGCGAAAATAAAGGTAGGGGTGTATTTGCGACTAGAGAGTTTGTTAAGGGAGAGTTTGTAGTAGAATATAGTGGAGAATTGATTGATATACACGAAGCCTACATACGTGAACAAAGATATGAAAAAGATGAAAACATGGGATGTTAtatgtattatttcaaatttaaagaaCAGCATTATtg tttattcaattttagtaTTGATGCAACAGAAGAAACCGGTAGATTAG TATACCGAGGTTAA
- the LOC130442012 gene encoding N-lysine methyltransferase KMT5A-like isoform X4, translating into MVRAIIKPKHIKKKQLVSEQNHKLTEYFNIRKSDRRTKREVLEEKRRLIEFALRKGVEDGLEVKYSENKGRGVFATREFVKGEFVVEYSGELIDIHEAYIREQRYEKDENMGCYMYYFKFKEQHYCIDATEETGRLVYRG; encoded by the exons ATGGTTAGAG CAATTATCAAaccaaaacatataaaaaagaaacaactaGTTTCCGAGCAAAATCACAAATTaactgaatattttaatataagaaaatCAGATAGGAGGACTAAACGAGAGgttttggaagaaaaaagaCGACTTATAGAATTTGCTTTACGTAAAGGTGTTGAGGATGGACTAGAG GTCAAATATAGCGAAAATAAAGGTAGGGGTGTATTTGCGACTAGAGAGTTTGTTAAGGGAGAGTTTGTAGTAGAATATAGTGGAGAATTGATTGATATACACGAAGCCTACATACGTGAACAAAGATATGAAAAAGATGAAAACATGGGATGTTAtatgtattatttcaaatttaaagaaCAGCATTATtg taTTGATGCAACAGAAGAAACCGGTAGATTAG TATACCGAGGTTAA
- the LOC130442012 gene encoding N-lysine methyltransferase KMT5A-like isoform X1 — protein sequence MVRAIIKPKHIKKKQLVSEQNHKLTEYFNIRKSDRRTKREVLEEKRRLIEFALRKGVEDGLEVKYSENKGRGVFATREFVKGEFVVEYSGELIDIHEAYIREQRYEKDENMGCYMYYFKFKEQHYCLFNFSIDATEETGRLGRLVNHSRNGNLQTKTILVDSIPRLILTAKTYIRPGEELLYDYGDRSKESLEHHPWLAL from the exons ATGGTTAGAG CAATTATCAAaccaaaacatataaaaaagaaacaactaGTTTCCGAGCAAAATCACAAATTaactgaatattttaatataagaaaatCAGATAGGAGGACTAAACGAGAGgttttggaagaaaaaagaCGACTTATAGAATTTGCTTTACGTAAAGGTGTTGAGGATGGACTAGAG GTCAAATATAGCGAAAATAAAGGTAGGGGTGTATTTGCGACTAGAGAGTTTGTTAAGGGAGAGTTTGTAGTAGAATATAGTGGAGAATTGATTGATATACACGAAGCCTACATACGTGAACAAAGATATGAAAAAGATGAAAACATGGGATGTTAtatgtattatttcaaatttaaagaaCAGCATTATtg tttattcaattttagtaTTGATGCAACAGAAGAAACCGGTAGATTAGGTAGGTTAGTGAATCATTCTAGAAACGGTAACTTACAAACTAAAACAATTTTGGTCGACAGTATACCGAGGTTAATACTAACAGCTAAGACTTATATAAGACCTGGTGAGGAACTTTTATATGATTATGGTGATAGATCAAAGGAATCATTGGAACATCATCCTTGGTTAGCACTTTGA